GAAGCCCATCAGGATGACGCCGTAGATGATTTCCTGGAACGACAACGCCTGGCGCAGCAGCTCGGAGATCAGGCCGAAGGCCAGCGCGCCCGCGATGGCGCCGCGCACCGAACCGATGCCGCCGACCACCACCATCGTCAGGATCAGGATGGTGGTCTGGAAGCCCAGGCTCTCAGGGTGGATGAAGGAAGCGAAGGTCGTGTACATGCCGCCCGCGATGCCGGCGTAGGCCGCGGAAAGCGTGAAGGCCGTGCGCTTGATGGCGTTGACGTTCACACCCATGGCCTGGGCCGCCACGTCGCTCTCGCGCACGGCGCGAAACGCCGAACCCAGCTGCGAACGGGAAAGGGCGACGGTGGCCCACAGCAGTAGCGCGGCGATCAGCACCACGAAGGGATAGGCCTTCGCGTCCGACACCAGTTCATAGCCGAACAGCGTGGCCGGCGAGATCCGGAAGCCGTTCGAGCCATTGGTGACCGATTGCCAGTTCAGGAACACCCACTGCATCGCCTCGCCGAAGGCGAAGGTGGACAGCGCCAGGTAGATGTCGCGCATGCGCAGCGCCAGCGCGCCGATCACATAGCCCAGCGCGGCTGCCAGCAGCCCGCCCGCGATGATGGAAATGAAGAAGGGCGGATGCCACAGGTTGTTGATGAGGCCGGCGGTATAGATGCCCACGCCGTAGAAGGCCGCGTGCGAGAGCGCGAACTGTCCGGTTTCGCCGATGACCAGGTGCAGGCCCAGCGCCAGCACCACGAACACCATCAGCAGGTTCACCACATAGATGACATAGCCGCTGGCCGCGAAAGGCAGGATCGCCAGCACGATGGCCATCAGCGCCAGCAGCGCATGGTCGATTTTCTTGCTCATACTTTCTTCACCTGCAGTTTGCCGCCCAGGAGCCCTTGCGGACGCAGCAGCAGCACGACCATGATGGCCACGAAGGGCGCGACCACGATGGCATTGGTAGAAATGAACAGCCCCACCAGGTTCTCGGCCACGCCGATCACGAAGCCGCCCACCACCGCTCCAGGCAGGCTGGTGATGCCGCCCACGATGGCCGCGGCGTAGGCCAGGATGGCGATGTGGCCGATGTCGGGCGTGATCAGGATCTTGGGCGTGATGAGCAGCGCCGCGACCGCCGATATCAAGCCGGCCAGGGCCCACACCAGCATGCGGATGCGGGTCAGGTTCACGCCCACCAGGCGGGCGGCCTTGG
The sequence above is drawn from the Achromobacter xylosoxidans genome and encodes:
- a CDS encoding branched-chain amino acid ABC transporter permease, coding for MSKKIDHALLALMAIVLAILPFAASGYVIYVVNLLMVFVVLALGLHLVIGETGQFALSHAAFYGVGIYTAGLINNLWHPPFFISIIAGGLLAAALGYVIGALALRMRDIYLALSTFAFGEAMQWVFLNWQSVTNGSNGFRISPATLFGYELVSDAKAYPFVVLIAALLLWATVALSRSQLGSAFRAVRESDVAAQAMGVNVNAIKRTAFTLSAAYAGIAGGMYTTFASFIHPESLGFQTTILILTMVVVGGIGSVRGAIAGALAFGLISELLRQALSFQEIIYGVILMGFMMFAPKGLFAGRGARGRAPAPAAPLPSATRPAAAKPTQRSAA